In the genome of Candidatus Binatia bacterium, one region contains:
- a CDS encoding RNA-binding protein — protein sequence MGNKLYVGGLPYSVTEGRLQEIFAAHGTVESAKVISDKFTGQSRGFGFVEMSSGSEAQKAMEALNGTQLDGRTLVVNEAKPMAPRDGGGGNRGGGNRGGGRDRW from the coding sequence ATGGGTAATAAATTGTACGTCGGCGGTTTGCCTTATTCCGTAACCGAAGGGCGGCTACAGGAAATCTTCGCGGCGCACGGCACCGTAGAGTCCGCGAAGGTGATCTCGGATAAATTCACCGGACAGTCGCGCGGCTTCGGCTTCGTCGAGATGAGCTCCGGGAGCGAGGCGCAGAAGGCGATGGAGGCCTTGAACGGCACCCAGCTCGACGGACGCACGCTGGTGGTCAACGAGGCCAAGCCGATGGCGCCCCGCGACGGCGGCGGCGGGAATCGAGGCGGCGGAAACAGAGGCGGCGGCCGGGATCGCTGGTAG